Proteins encoded together in one Candidatus Xianfuyuplasma coldseepsis window:
- a CDS encoding tRNA 2-thiocytidine biosynthesis TtcA family protein gives MNTQQNFERDIIKTYRKQLWSPFIKAIKKYKLIEEGDKVAVAVSGGKDSLLLAKLFQELQKHPLMKFDVEFISMDPGYNEINRTLQEENSHKLGISLTVEPSNIFTIVEKIANDYPCYMCARMRRGFLYNMAQKLGCNKLALGHHFDDIIETTMLNILYSGNFRTMLPKVPSKNFENMELIRPMAFIKESDIIKIMKNNSIETMDCGCEIQVCSVSSKRQRVKQLIRDLKQETDEIDRNIYKAAENVDLDGIIGWIEADKERKTRYDE, from the coding sequence ATGAACACCCAACAAAACTTTGAACGTGACATTATTAAGACGTATCGTAAACAATTATGGAGCCCATTCATCAAAGCGATAAAGAAATATAAATTAATCGAAGAAGGTGACAAGGTTGCTGTTGCTGTAAGTGGTGGAAAAGATAGTCTACTACTAGCAAAATTATTCCAAGAATTACAGAAACACCCACTTATGAAATTTGATGTAGAATTCATCTCTATGGATCCCGGATACAACGAAATCAATCGAACCTTACAGGAAGAAAATTCCCATAAATTAGGGATTTCCCTTACTGTAGAACCATCCAATATTTTTACCATTGTCGAGAAAATTGCAAACGATTATCCGTGTTATATGTGTGCGAGAATGCGTCGCGGATTTCTCTATAACATGGCACAAAAATTAGGTTGTAACAAACTAGCTCTTGGTCATCATTTTGATGATATTATTGAAACAACGATGCTTAATATTTTATATTCGGGAAACTTTCGAACGATGCTTCCCAAAGTTCCGAGTAAGAATTTTGAAAATATGGAATTAATTCGTCCAATGGCATTCATAAAAGAATCGGATATTATTAAAATAATGAAAAATAATTCAATTGAAACAATGGACTGTGGTTGTGAAATTCAAGTATGTAGTGTCTCGAGTAAACGACAACGAGTGAAACAACTAATCAGAGACTTAAAACAAGAAACCGATGAAATTGATCGAAACATCTACAAAGCTGCAGAAAATGTTGATTTAGACGGAATCATTGGTTGGATTGAAGCAGATAAAGAACGAAAAACTCGTTATGATGAATAA
- the mnmE gene encoding tRNA uridine-5-carboxymethylaminomethyl(34) synthesis GTPase MnmE: protein MNEDTIVAISTALGQGAISIVRLSGDNAINLVNSRFEGVDLTIVPSHTIHYGHIVNNDNHIDEVLISVFRAPRSFTTENLVEIHCHGGVFVANKILELMLISGARAAQPGEFTERAFLNGRIDLTQAEAVMDIIEAKSDMSLTLANKGLDGVIYKLITDLRTELLNIIANIEVNIDYPEYDDVEQLSNEILKPAITSLESKISTIIEQSHFGKIIRDGIKTAIIGRPNVGKSSILNALLREDKAIVTEIQGTTRDIVEGTVNIGGIILNLIDTAGIRDSEDIVEKIGIDKAKAVIEEAELILFVLDNNQPLTDEDKALLEATNHKKRIVIINKNDLSRALTHSFENSVEISALHKQGIDQLESKIRDMFLSGTINVSDQTYVSNARHIAKLTETKQALTDSLASIEMQMPVDMVEIDLKNAWILLGDIIGDNSSTSLLDELFSKFCLGK, encoded by the coding sequence ATGAATGAAGATACAATTGTTGCGATTTCCACAGCATTAGGACAAGGAGCAATTAGCATTGTTCGATTAAGTGGAGACAATGCAATCAATCTTGTCAATTCCCGTTTTGAAGGTGTCGATTTAACAATCGTTCCATCGCACACGATTCACTATGGCCATATTGTCAATAATGATAACCACATTGATGAAGTATTAATCAGTGTTTTTCGTGCACCACGATCCTTTACGACTGAAAATTTAGTAGAGATTCATTGCCACGGTGGTGTATTTGTTGCAAACAAAATCTTAGAACTAATGTTGATAAGTGGAGCTCGTGCCGCCCAACCCGGTGAATTTACAGAACGTGCGTTCTTAAATGGCCGTATCGATTTAACCCAAGCTGAAGCGGTTATGGATATTATTGAAGCAAAGTCAGACATGAGTCTTACACTGGCAAATAAAGGGCTAGATGGCGTAATATATAAACTAATTACCGATTTACGAACAGAGCTCCTTAATATCATTGCTAACATTGAAGTAAATATAGATTATCCGGAATACGATGATGTCGAACAATTATCAAACGAAATCTTAAAACCAGCAATTACATCACTTGAATCTAAGATATCGACGATTATTGAACAGTCACATTTTGGGAAAATTATCCGAGATGGAATTAAAACAGCAATTATCGGACGTCCAAATGTGGGGAAATCAAGCATCCTAAACGCCTTATTAAGAGAAGACAAGGCCATTGTCACTGAAATTCAAGGTACGACACGGGACATTGTCGAAGGAACCGTGAATATCGGTGGTATTATCCTCAATCTAATTGATACCGCAGGGATTCGAGACAGTGAAGATATTGTGGAAAAAATCGGAATTGATAAGGCAAAAGCGGTTATTGAAGAAGCCGAATTAATTTTGTTTGTCCTTGACAATAACCAGCCTCTTACCGATGAAGATAAAGCGCTTCTTGAAGCGACTAATCATAAGAAACGAATTGTTATTATCAATAAAAATGATCTTTCTAGAGCATTAACCCACTCCTTTGAAAACAGTGTTGAGATTAGTGCTTTGCACAAACAAGGTATTGATCAGTTAGAATCAAAGATTAGAGACATGTTTTTATCTGGAACAATTAATGTTTCCGATCAAACCTATGTATCCAATGCTCGTCATATCGCAAAACTTACCGAAACAAAACAGGCTTTAACCGATTCTCTTGCCTCAATTGAGATGCAAATGCCTGTCGATATGGTGGAAATTGATTTAAAGAATGCCTGGATACTACTTGGAGATATTATTGGGGACAACTCTTCTACATCCCTATTAGATGAGTTATTTAGTAAGTTTTGCCTAGGAAAATAA
- the dnaX gene encoding DNA polymerase III subunit gamma/tau, with amino-acid sequence MAYKALYRTYRPADFEEIAGQEHITKTFKNALKNNKIAHAYLFSGPRGTGKTSIAKIIAKAVNCEKAPIENPCNECDVCRGIENNTISDVIEIDAASNNGVDEIREIRDKVKYLPGIATYKVYIIDEVHMLSTGAFNALLKTLEEPPKHVIFILATTEPHKIPATIHSRCQRFDFRGVSIPEMTGRLHTIIDEEDIDISKEAIKVIAESAEGGMRDAISLLDQVVSYTDKKVTVDDVHAIKGTVSNEKLVDVAKAIYNNDSVQAIKLLDELIHLGKEAPRLVENMIKFYRDMLVYKNTNIDEDDQLIYSNKTFLELANQLSNNMIFFYIDVLNKTQNDMKWTNNAKLFMELALIKMVDRVEKQEIIFEDEMRELRDQLESLKLEMDQKAFAPVVEPQEEPNDTEPQLDFPSFVEPQEDSVDEPEEDDPVSLDTPEEAQDEPVETTEPEEEGTTDLFSLQPEEPQKKEDTESEEPYKTYDVRYVEKVLNNGDREAKIRMNKKWFDIERYTSPELMTYAKWITTGRVVATNGEMMIIQYSNASLCNRMMRPDVKEIVVKMLSDFYDTPIDYVALPTDVWEQKSQEFIKKWKQDKEAYIKLTPIEHPALKEIPKFNKEMSEFTPDSVKDAINLFGSDAVRVKKGDK; translated from the coding sequence ATGGCTTATAAAGCACTATATCGTACCTATCGACCTGCGGATTTTGAAGAGATTGCAGGACAAGAACACATTACAAAAACCTTTAAAAACGCATTGAAAAATAACAAGATAGCGCATGCCTATCTTTTTAGTGGACCCCGTGGTACTGGGAAAACCTCAATTGCAAAAATTATTGCTAAAGCTGTCAACTGTGAAAAAGCACCGATTGAAAATCCTTGTAACGAGTGTGATGTTTGTCGTGGCATCGAAAACAATACCATCAGTGATGTTATTGAAATTGATGCTGCTAGTAACAATGGTGTCGATGAAATTCGTGAAATTCGCGATAAAGTAAAATACTTACCAGGTATTGCAACCTACAAAGTCTATATTATTGATGAGGTTCACATGTTAAGTACGGGTGCCTTTAACGCCTTACTCAAAACATTAGAAGAACCCCCGAAACACGTCATCTTTATATTAGCAACCACCGAACCACATAAAATACCGGCGACAATCCATTCTCGTTGTCAACGTTTTGATTTTCGTGGCGTATCGATTCCGGAAATGACGGGACGACTACATACCATCATTGATGAAGAAGATATTGATATCAGTAAAGAAGCCATCAAAGTCATCGCCGAGAGCGCCGAAGGCGGTATGCGGGATGCAATCAGTTTACTCGATCAAGTGGTTTCTTATACCGATAAAAAAGTTACTGTCGATGACGTTCATGCCATCAAAGGAACGGTATCCAATGAAAAATTAGTGGATGTCGCCAAAGCAATCTATAATAACGACTCCGTTCAAGCAATCAAATTACTCGATGAACTGATTCACCTTGGTAAAGAAGCACCACGCCTCGTCGAAAACATGATTAAGTTCTATCGTGACATGTTGGTATACAAAAATACAAACATCGATGAAGACGATCAGTTAATATACAGTAATAAAACCTTCTTAGAACTAGCTAATCAATTATCCAACAACATGATATTCTTTTATATCGATGTCTTAAATAAAACCCAAAACGACATGAAATGGACCAATAATGCGAAGTTGTTTATGGAACTAGCACTGATTAAAATGGTGGATCGTGTCGAAAAACAAGAAATCATTTTTGAAGATGAAATGAGAGAGTTGCGAGATCAACTAGAATCATTAAAACTAGAAATGGATCAGAAAGCATTTGCCCCAGTGGTGGAACCCCAGGAAGAACCTAATGATACCGAACCACAACTGGATTTCCCATCCTTTGTAGAACCTCAAGAAGACAGTGTTGATGAGCCTGAAGAGGATGATCCAGTATCTTTAGATACACCAGAAGAAGCCCAAGATGAGCCGGTTGAAACAACTGAGCCGGAAGAAGAGGGTACGACTGATTTATTTAGTTTACAACCCGAAGAGCCACAGAAAAAAGAAGATACAGAATCCGAAGAACCTTATAAAACCTATGATGTTCGTTATGTTGAAAAAGTACTGAACAACGGTGATCGTGAAGCGAAAATACGAATGAATAAAAAATGGTTTGATATTGAGCGCTATACCAGCCCTGAGTTGATGACGTATGCCAAATGGATTACCACCGGACGCGTCGTCGCTACCAATGGTGAAATGATGATTATCCAGTATTCCAATGCATCTTTATGCAATCGGATGATGCGACCTGATGTAAAGGAAATTGTTGTCAAAATGCTCAGTGATTTCTACGATACACCTATCGATTATGTCGCCTTGCCAACCGATGTTTGGGAACAAAAAAGCCAGGAGTTCATCAAGAAATGGAAACAAGATAAGGAAGCCTATATCAAGTTAACCCCGATTGAACATCCTGCATTAAAAGAAATACCGAAGTTTAATAAAGAAATGAGCGAGTTTACACCTGATTCTGTAAAAGATGCAATTAATCTTTTCGGATCGGACGCTGTACGAGTGAAAAAAGGAGATAAGTAA
- a CDS encoding YbaB/EbfC family nucleoid-associated protein codes for MNPNMIKKLQKMQRDMVKAQQELEASTFYGSAGGKMVTVEFTGDKKMKNITIDPDAVESPEDIEMLQDTIIAAVNDCIKQIETETESVMSQFTGGGLPGLF; via the coding sequence ATGAATCCCAATATGATTAAGAAACTACAAAAAATGCAACGTGACATGGTAAAAGCACAGCAAGAACTAGAAGCATCTACTTTTTACGGTTCTGCTGGTGGTAAAATGGTAACCGTTGAATTCACCGGTGATAAAAAAATGAAAAACATCACGATTGATCCCGATGCTGTGGAATCCCCTGAGGATATCGAGATGTTACAAGATACCATCATTGCTGCTGTCAATGATTGCATCAAACAAATTGAAACCGAAACCGAAAGCGTAATGTCACAATTCACTGGTGGAGGACTACCAGGACTCTTTTAG
- the recR gene encoding recombination mediator RecR, translating to MKYPKAIEQLIESLRAYPGVGKKTAERYALHTVNRLDEEQIDQIIEAYHHIKTDIFQCPVCGNITDTDPCYVCKDESRTHETMIVVEEAKDIIAMEKTNRYHGLYHVLNGVISPSNGIGPDDINLKSLLQRLQNDTIKEVILATNLNNEGETTANYIRRLLEGTDILVTRIAHGIPAGGNIEYADEITIVKALEGRRKL from the coding sequence ATGAAATACCCCAAGGCTATTGAACAATTAATTGAATCCCTACGTGCCTATCCTGGCGTTGGTAAAAAGACCGCAGAACGCTATGCCTTACATACGGTAAATCGCTTAGATGAAGAACAAATCGATCAAATCATCGAGGCCTACCACCATATAAAAACCGACATCTTTCAATGTCCAGTGTGTGGAAATATTACCGATACGGATCCATGTTACGTATGTAAAGATGAATCACGAACTCATGAAACAATGATAGTCGTTGAAGAGGCAAAAGATATCATTGCCATGGAGAAAACCAACCGATACCATGGATTGTATCATGTATTAAATGGTGTTATTTCACCCAGTAATGGCATTGGACCAGACGATATTAACCTGAAAAGTTTATTGCAACGATTGCAAAATGACACCATTAAAGAAGTAATTTTAGCAACGAATCTAAACAACGAAGGGGAAACCACCGCAAATTACATCCGTCGCTTATTAGAGGGCACCGACATCCTTGTCACGCGTATCGCTCACGGGATACCTGCAGGTGGAAATATCGAATATGCAGATGAGATTACAATCGTAAAAGCACTAGAGGGGCGACGAAAACTCTAA
- a CDS encoding ABC transporter ATP-binding protein has protein sequence MDIRLQNVTKVFQAKDKSETVAVKGFNVTIPSGKLIGLLGPSGCGKSTTLYMIAGLLDPTEGRIFFGEDDVTDIPPEERGIGLVFQNYALYPHMSVRQNIMFPLENIKVPKQEALERAQEMADLVGIGELMDRKPKQLSGGQQQRVAIARALVKKPRVLLLDEPLSNLDARLRLQTREEIKRIQRETGITTVFVTHDQEEAMSISDQIVLMELGVKQQVGEPQDVYDKPENLFVAKFLGTPPINIFDADLKDGSMFLGEFNIGKAPKGSTDILVGIRPEGFIVKKDKGTLTVDVYQVETIGRDTTLIIKDPTAKDKKTRFRAIVDSAHRIQPGDTIKLDIKPAKIFIFDKATGAIL, from the coding sequence ATGGACATTAGATTACAAAATGTAACAAAAGTATTCCAAGCGAAGGACAAGAGTGAAACCGTCGCTGTAAAAGGATTTAACGTAACAATCCCATCAGGAAAACTAATCGGATTATTAGGACCTTCTGGATGTGGAAAATCAACAACACTCTACATGATTGCGGGACTTTTGGATCCAACCGAGGGACGCATTTTTTTCGGTGAAGACGATGTGACCGACATTCCTCCAGAAGAACGAGGAATCGGATTGGTATTCCAAAATTATGCCCTCTATCCCCATATGTCGGTTCGACAAAACATTATGTTTCCCCTGGAAAACATCAAGGTACCGAAACAAGAAGCATTAGAACGTGCGCAAGAAATGGCGGATTTGGTTGGTATTGGTGAGTTAATGGACCGTAAACCAAAACAACTGTCTGGGGGACAACAACAACGTGTTGCGATTGCTCGAGCACTTGTAAAGAAACCTCGTGTATTGTTACTAGATGAACCACTAAGTAACCTAGATGCTCGCCTGCGCCTTCAAACTCGTGAAGAAATTAAACGGATTCAACGTGAAACTGGAATCACTACCGTATTCGTTACTCATGACCAAGAAGAAGCAATGAGTATTAGTGATCAAATTGTATTAATGGAACTAGGTGTTAAACAACAAGTTGGGGAACCTCAAGACGTCTATGACAAACCGGAAAACCTCTTTGTTGCTAAGTTTTTAGGAACACCGCCAATTAACATCTTTGATGCAGATCTGAAAGATGGCTCCATGTTCCTTGGTGAATTTAACATTGGTAAAGCACCAAAAGGTTCCACCGATATCCTTGTTGGGATTCGTCCCGAAGGATTTATTGTGAAAAAAGACAAAGGGACCCTTACCGTTGATGTCTATCAAGTCGAAACAATTGGTAGAGATACTACGTTAATTATTAAAGACCCCACAGCAAAAGATAAAAAAACAAGATTTCGTGCAATCGTGGATTCGGCTCACCGAATTCAACCAGGAGATACAATTAAGCTAGATATCAAACCAGCAAAAATATTTATATTTGATAAAGCAACAGGTGCAATTCTCTAA
- a CDS encoding carbohydrate ABC transporter permease yields the protein MLEKQSNFKAWLYLAPALILLTIFTFYPLINAFIIAMFKNVRIEDFTHDGFYGFGNFTDVLANGNFRQALINTSVITFISVPVSVILALLISVGLKSIKKLQGVYQTVFFLPYVTNAIAIGMAFAFIFNKEYGLLNTMLGWIGITPVNWLAAGATWWRGMTALLIFTIWGGLAFKILVFLSGLQSIDKQYYDAARIDSASKKRIFTRITVPLLSPMIAYITITSFIGAFKVYTTVVGMFGPSMGTAGNPRQFITVVGMVYSYIDQIGRAGTAAAMAVILFVIILLFTFVQMQVSKRRVHF from the coding sequence ATGCTTGAGAAACAGAGTAATTTTAAAGCCTGGTTGTATTTAGCTCCTGCATTAATTTTGTTAACCATATTTACGTTTTACCCACTGATTAATGCATTTATTATTGCCATGTTTAAAAACGTACGGATTGAAGATTTTACCCATGATGGATTTTATGGATTCGGAAACTTCACCGATGTACTGGCAAACGGGAACTTCAGACAAGCATTAATCAACACATCCGTAATTACCTTTATATCTGTACCGGTATCGGTTATCTTAGCATTATTGATTTCGGTCGGATTAAAATCGATTAAAAAACTACAAGGGGTATACCAAACGGTATTCTTCTTACCATATGTCACCAATGCTATCGCGATTGGGATGGCATTTGCATTTATTTTCAACAAAGAGTACGGGTTATTAAACACCATGCTAGGATGGATTGGAATAACACCTGTCAACTGGCTAGCTGCTGGAGCTACATGGTGGCGTGGGATGACCGCACTTCTCATCTTTACCATTTGGGGTGGATTGGCGTTTAAAATCCTGGTGTTCCTCAGTGGACTTCAAAGTATAGATAAACAATACTATGATGCAGCTCGTATTGATTCTGCATCCAAAAAACGTATTTTTACACGAATTACAGTACCGCTGTTATCACCAATGATTGCTTACATCACGATTACCTCGTTTATTGGAGCATTCAAAGTGTATACAACCGTAGTTGGTATGTTTGGGCCAAGTATGGGTACAGCTGGTAATCCACGACAATTCATTACGGTTGTTGGTATGGTGTATAGCTATATCGATCAAATCGGTCGTGCGGGTACTGCAGCGGCAATGGCCGTTATTCTATTCGTTATCATCCTGTTATTTACCTTCGTTCAAATGCAGGTAAGTAAACGGCGAGTACATTTTTAA
- a CDS encoding carbohydrate ABC transporter permease encodes MDNEMKTSKAKRITYQVLLYTSLTIFAIFIVIPFYWMILTALKSDIDLVVAPPILFLKPGDIVFQNFVDAFARAPFGRNMINTVLVAFISTTGTIITTVLASFAFARLNFRGRELLFLIFLSTMMIPGEIFIITNFNTVAQLGWLGADEIAQTYRQALQAMTFPFMTSVFYIFFLRQTFKGIPDELYLAAKVDGTSDFKYLWKIMIPIAKPTIITITILNAMGSWNAYIWPNLVIEKSEFRLVTDGLRNAYTELAGGTIYNEQMAAALIITLPLLIVFLLLKSHIMRGVSRSGIKG; translated from the coding sequence ATGGACAACGAAATGAAAACGTCAAAAGCCAAACGTATAACCTATCAAGTGCTTCTCTATACATCACTAACAATCTTTGCAATCTTTATCGTCATCCCGTTTTATTGGATGATTCTAACCGCTTTAAAATCCGATATTGATTTGGTTGTGGCACCACCGATTTTATTCTTAAAACCAGGGGATATCGTCTTCCAAAACTTCGTTGATGCCTTTGCTCGAGCACCATTTGGGCGCAATATGATTAATACCGTATTGGTCGCATTCATCTCGACAACCGGAACCATTATCACCACCGTATTGGCATCGTTCGCCTTTGCGCGATTGAATTTTAGAGGGCGTGAGTTATTATTCTTGATTTTCTTATCAACAATGATGATTCCTGGTGAAATCTTCATCATCACCAACTTTAACACCGTTGCTCAACTAGGATGGCTTGGTGCGGATGAAATCGCGCAAACCTATCGTCAAGCATTACAAGCAATGACATTCCCATTTATGACGAGTGTCTTCTATATATTCTTCTTGCGACAAACGTTTAAAGGAATTCCAGATGAACTGTATCTGGCAGCTAAAGTCGATGGAACCAGTGACTTTAAATATTTGTGGAAGATTATGATACCGATTGCCAAACCAACCATCATCACGATTACGATTTTAAACGCCATGGGGTCATGGAACGCCTACATTTGGCCAAACTTAGTTATTGAGAAATCCGAGTTTCGCCTTGTAACCGATGGTCTTCGTAACGCGTATACCGAACTTGCTGGAGGAACCATTTATAACGAACAAATGGCCGCCGCACTCATCATTACATTACCACTGCTTATCGTATTTCTACTTCTGAAATCCCATATTATGCGTGGGGTATCACGAAGTGGAATTAAAGGATAA
- a CDS encoding extracellular solute-binding protein, producing MKRVITLLAAFVLVFSLAGCLSAREDQGEIEVVVLDELPDEEITIKFWHIYGQEKGALLDEMIADFMEEYPNIVVEAESKSNYTNLLSVTKVAINKGTAPDVLVGYPDHFAEYLDLGGLIPLDKFVEHETWGVDLDDYIDSYVAENQQYADGMYSMPYSKSTEMMVYNKEFFDANGITFDDYEVLYWEDIAAMKDTMVGTGATQCEFLINYDSSANLFINSSRQWDAGYTNSDGEVLVDNANTRAMLTYFQGLIEDKVLALPLEWEESYGSTNFLQQDVCMTVGSTAGLKYNLPGVQLDEADYFEVGILPTPQFKDKTQSAMQQGPNIAIMENADNAERLASWLLIKHLTTAENTAAWAMETGYLPVTYSGFNSTLYQNLMNDPSPDYIYESMVANAAYTQLSYNNYDPAFAGVGLISSAKVREEAGYAMEKLYVSLKPEAEDKTIDQIISEMLAQLTW from the coding sequence ATGAAAAGAGTTATTACTTTACTAGCAGCATTTGTTCTTGTATTTTCACTTGCTGGATGTTTATCCGCTCGTGAAGATCAAGGAGAAATTGAGGTTGTGGTTTTAGATGAATTACCAGATGAAGAAATCACAATCAAGTTTTGGCATATCTACGGACAAGAGAAAGGTGCATTGTTAGATGAAATGATTGCGGATTTCATGGAAGAATATCCAAACATCGTCGTCGAAGCAGAATCAAAATCGAACTATACCAACCTCTTATCTGTAACCAAAGTAGCAATTAATAAAGGAACAGCACCTGATGTACTAGTGGGATACCCAGACCACTTTGCGGAGTATCTTGATTTAGGTGGACTAATTCCTTTAGACAAGTTTGTAGAACATGAAACATGGGGTGTAGATTTAGACGATTACATCGATTCCTATGTAGCCGAAAATCAACAATATGCAGACGGAATGTACTCCATGCCATATTCAAAATCTACCGAAATGATGGTCTACAACAAGGAGTTCTTTGATGCAAATGGCATTACATTTGATGATTATGAAGTTCTATATTGGGAAGACATTGCAGCAATGAAAGATACCATGGTAGGTACTGGTGCAACACAATGTGAATTCTTAATCAACTATGACTCCAGCGCAAACTTATTCATTAACTCAAGCCGTCAATGGGATGCAGGATATACCAATTCAGACGGAGAAGTATTGGTCGACAATGCAAATACAAGAGCGATGTTAACCTACTTCCAAGGATTAATTGAAGACAAAGTATTGGCATTACCACTTGAGTGGGAAGAAAGCTACGGAAGTACAAACTTCTTACAACAAGATGTTTGTATGACAGTCGGTTCTACCGCAGGATTAAAATACAACCTTCCTGGTGTTCAATTGGACGAAGCAGATTACTTTGAAGTTGGAATCTTGCCAACCCCACAATTTAAAGACAAAACACAAAGTGCGATGCAACAAGGACCAAATATTGCGATTATGGAAAATGCTGATAACGCAGAACGCTTAGCTTCTTGGTTGTTAATCAAACACTTAACAACAGCTGAAAATACTGCTGCATGGGCAATGGAAACCGGATATCTTCCTGTTACCTATTCTGGATTTAACAGTACGTTATATCAAAACTTAATGAATGATCCAAGTCCTGATTATATCTACGAATCCATGGTTGCTAATGCTGCATACACACAATTAAGCTATAACAACTACGATCCTGCATTTGCTGGTGTTGGATTAATCTCATCTGCAAAAGTACGTGAAGAAGCTGGATATGCAATGGAAAAACTATATGTCAGCTTAAAACCAGAGGCAGAAGATAAAACAATCGATCAAATTATCAGCGAAATGCTCGCACAACTTACATGGTAG
- a CDS encoding thermonuclease family protein: protein MKKLLVLLLLLIGGTLSACKPDDEGPEEIDTNLYTTRTDSLQMDFTYDGKEFIADGVGEVTLDKCTDGDTAQFTSGGGTFPVRFLGIDTPESTYRIDPWGKEASAYTCDKLENATTIVLEADGDRQDGYGRYLAWVWYDGRLLNLELVEQAYTGANNVSSTKYQDIFYDADFSVQETDRRIWGEDDPNFDYSLDGTQVTIEELATNPDLYEQTKIVIVGTVAVEVNGDPYMVDGSGYGIYLYLGSNNSVYVEPGNELRIEGLNLTYYPDKETGSPQLTGFNKRNIELISEGNEVTPREIEVGDIELIDLGSYVQVRNIEVIDVYFSTNTGDFTITCEDASGDEIGLHIQGLDRAEGEALFTIGSTFDVAGPLSRYMGQYQLELSNLNSVVEK from the coding sequence ATGAAAAAACTACTTGTATTGTTACTTCTCCTTATCGGGGGTACACTGAGTGCTTGTAAACCAGATGATGAAGGCCCAGAAGAGATTGATACAAACTTATATACGACGCGCACAGACAGTCTCCAAATGGACTTCACGTACGACGGAAAAGAATTTATTGCCGACGGCGTTGGTGAAGTGACCCTTGACAAATGTACCGATGGGGACACAGCACAATTTACAAGTGGGGGAGGCACCTTCCCAGTTCGATTTTTAGGAATTGATACACCAGAATCAACCTATCGAATTGATCCTTGGGGGAAAGAAGCAAGTGCATATACTTGCGATAAACTAGAAAATGCAACAACCATTGTGTTAGAGGCTGATGGAGATCGTCAGGACGGATATGGTCGTTACTTGGCCTGGGTCTGGTATGATGGTCGTCTATTAAATCTCGAGCTTGTCGAACAGGCATACACCGGGGCAAACAACGTATCTAGCACAAAGTATCAAGACATCTTCTATGATGCAGACTTTTCAGTTCAAGAAACCGATCGTCGAATCTGGGGTGAAGATGATCCAAACTTTGACTATTCACTCGATGGAACACAAGTTACCATTGAAGAATTAGCAACCAATCCCGATTTGTATGAACAAACAAAAATTGTCATTGTCGGAACCGTAGCTGTCGAAGTAAATGGGGACCCCTACATGGTAGATGGTAGTGGATACGGTATTTATCTTTATCTAGGATCCAACAACAGTGTGTATGTTGAACCAGGTAATGAACTCCGGATTGAAGGATTAAACTTAACCTATTATCCCGATAAAGAAACCGGAAGCCCACAACTAACAGGATTCAACAAACGAAACATTGAACTAATCTCTGAAGGAAATGAAGTCACACCACGTGAAATTGAAGTGGGAGACATCGAACTTATTGATCTTGGAAGTTACGTTCAAGTACGAAACATCGAAGTAATTGATGTGTACTTTAGCACCAACACAGGTGATTTTACGATTACTTGTGAAGATGCGTCTGGCGATGAAATTGGATTGCATATTCAAGGTCTAGATCGTGCGGAAGGTGAAGCATTATTCACTATTGGAAGCACCTTTGACGTTGCCGGACCATTAAGTCGTTACATGGGGCAATACCAACTAGAATTATCAAACCTTAATTCAGTTGTAGAAAAATAA